A window of the Henckelia pumila isolate YLH828 chromosome 3, ASM3356847v2, whole genome shotgun sequence genome harbors these coding sequences:
- the LOC140886655 gene encoding ADP-ribosylation factor GTPase-activating protein AGD12-like, which produces MNSHPSSLGRPSSGKRRLKDLLSQRDNRVCADCGAPDPKWASANIGVFICLKCCGVHRSLGTHISKVLSVTLDEWSDDEIDAMMEVGGNASANSIYEAYIPEGVSKPGPDAAHEERSRFIRSKYELQEFLKPSLRIMSGASKKHSLQASLSRKIMDSFRSSASSQKSEGMVEFIGMLKIIVLKGTNLAIRDMLSSDPYVVLTLGQQKAQTTVVKSNLNPIWNEELMLSVPQDYGSIKLQVYDHDTFSADDIMGEAEIDIQPMITSATAFGDAGMFGNMQIGKWLKSHDNALLEDSTVNIIDGKVKQAVSLKLQNVESGELELELEWISLDQ; this is translated from the exons ATGAACAGCCATCCATCTTCCTTGGGACGACCATCTTCAG GTAAACGAAGATTGAAAGATCTTCTGAGTCAACGTGATAACCGCGTATGTGCAGATTGTGGTGCACCAGACCCAAAATGGGC GTCCGCAAATATTGGAGTGTTTATATGCTTGAAGTGCTGCGGAGTTCACAGAAGCCTTGGCACTCATATTTCTAAG GTTTTGTCCGTGACATTAGATGAATGGTCTGATGACGAAATTGATGCGATGATGGAGGTTGGTGGAAATGCGTCGGCAAATTCTATTTACGAGGCTTATATTCCTGAAGGAGTGTCAAAACCTGGACCAGACGCTGCCCATGAAGAGCGTTCAAGATTTATCAG GTCTAAATATGAGCTTCAAGAATTTCTGAAACCAAGCCTGCGTATAATGTCAGGTGCTTCAAAAAAGCATTCTTTGCAAGCAAGTTTATCCAGGAAGATCATGGATAGTTTTCGATCATCAGCTTCGTCACAAAAATCA GAAGGCATGGTGGAATTTATTGGAATGTTGAAAATTATTGTGCTTAAAGGAACAAATTTAGCCATCCGAGATATGCTTTCAAGTGATCCGTATGTTGTCTTGACTCTTGGGCAGCAG AAAGCACAAACAACTGTGGTTAAAAGCAATTTGAATCCTATCTGGAACGAGGAACTCATGCTTTCTGTCCCACAAGACTATGGTTCCATCAAGCTG CAAGTTTACGATCATGATACGTTTTCTGCGGATGATATCATGGGAGAAGCAGAGATAGATATTCAACCAATGATAACTTCTGCAACTGCATTTGGAGATGCTGGAATGTTTGGAAACATGCAAATCGGGAAATGGCTGAAATCGCACGACAATGCTTTGTTAGAAGACAGCACTGTTAATATTATTGATGGGAAAGTGAAACAGGCTGTTTCCCTCAAGCTACAAAATGTAGAATCTGGAGAATTAGAACTTGAACTTGAGTGGATTTCTCTTGACCAATAG
- the LOC140892436 gene encoding LOW QUALITY PROTEIN: ferredoxin--NADP reductase, root-type isozyme, chloroplastic (The sequence of the model RefSeq protein was modified relative to this genomic sequence to represent the inferred CDS: inserted 2 bases in 1 codon; deleted 2 bases in 2 codons; substituted 12 bases at 12 genomic stop codons): MAHSVVYQVPVAVSXSSDSNFPRSVFKRNNLXFHAKSQTSIMFSDFKYANSRPHTRSQFVVRISVKQVSKPKVAISPQSLXDAKEPPLHVYKSKNPYTAAIVYVKRLVGPQASGETCHIVIDHGGNVPCWEGQSYGVIPPAENPKNPGNPHNVRLYSIASTWYGDSFDGKKRSLCVRCAVYYVXPXEDPSKNSVCSNFLCDXKSDDKVLITCPSGXIMLLREDDPNATHIVFATGTGVAPYIDYLRRMLMKNVPTFKFNGHVXLFLGVANSDNLLYDGEFIKYLQXHPDNFRYDRALSCEQKNRSGDKMXVQDKIEEYNDEVFKLLDNWKNIYFCGLKGMISGIQDTLKKVAENXGESWDXKLSKLKKNKQXHVEFY; this comes from the exons ATGGCTCATTCGGTTGTCTATCAG GTCCCAGTTGCTGTCTC CAGTAGTGATTCGAATTTCCCAAGATCCGTCTTTAAg AGGAATAATTTATAATTCCATGCTAAATCACAGACCTCTATCATGTTTTCGGATTTCAAATACGCAAACTCAAGACCTCATACTAGGTCTCAATTTGTTGTTCGCATTTCAGTTAAACAAGTTAGCAAACCCAAGGTGGCAATTTCACCTCAAAGTTTATGAGATGCAAAAGAACCGCCGCTTCACGTGTACAAGAGCAAGAATCCATATACCGCAGCAATTGTCTATGTCAAAAGGCTTGTTGGCCCCCAAGCTTCTGG AGAG ACCTGTCACATTGTGATTGACCATGGTGGCAATGTTCCCTGTTGGGAAGGACAAAGTTATGGAGTTATTCCTCCT GCTGAGAACCCTAAAAATCCAGGTAATCCCCACAATGTTCGATTATATTCAATAGCGTCTACATGGTATGGCGACTCTTTTGATGGTAAGAAAAGAAGTTTGTGT GTTAGATGCGCTGTCTATTATGTATGACCCTGAGAAGACCCTTCAAAAAATAGTGTGTGCAGCAACTTTTTATGCGATTAAAAGTCCGACGACAAGGTTTTAATCACTT GTCCTTCTGGCTAGATAATGCTTCTTCGTGAAGATGATCCAAATGCAACTCATATCGTGTTTGCTACTGGCACTGGTGTGGCCCCTTATATAGACTATCTTCGACGAATGTTAATGAAGAACGTTCCCACATTCAAGTTCAATGGCCATGTGTGACTTTTTCTTGGGGTGGCTAATAGCGACAACCTTCTTTACGATGGCGAATTCATCAAGTATCTCCAATAACACCCTGACAATTTCAGGTACGACCGTGCCCTTAGTTGTGAACAAAAGAACAGAAGTGGAGATAAGATGTAAGTCCAGGATAAAATTGAAGAGTACAATGATGAAGTTTTCAAGCTATTGGATAACTGGAAAAACATTTACTTTTGTGGGCTTAAAGGGATGATATCTGGGATTCAAGACACTTTG AAAAAGGTCGCGGAAAACTGAGGAGAAAGTTGGGATTAGAAGCTATCAAAACTGAAAAAGAACAAACAATAGCATGTTGAATTCTACTAA